The Thalassophryne amazonica chromosome 8, fThaAma1.1, whole genome shotgun sequence genome includes a window with the following:
- the rgma gene encoding LOW QUALITY PROTEIN: repulsive guidance molecule A (The sequence of the model RefSeq protein was modified relative to this genomic sequence to represent the inferred CDS: inserted 1 base in 1 codon), with protein sequence MQSPRERSEARARAGWMVMGKRGRPSALEVCRVLAVFVSLFPPVTLQCKILKCNSEFWASNSNSGLEEEFCTALRAYSSCVRRTARTCRGDLAYHSAQHGIEDLMSQYNCSKXGPTSQPRARTPLPPPPPQLPSDSQEHSDGPEVCHYERSFSRNTAPPNYTHCGFFGDPHLRTFGDDFQTCKVEGAWPLIHNKFLSVQVTNTPVVPGSLATATSKLTIIFKNFQECVDQKMYHAETDELPAAFADGSKNGGDRHSANTLRVVEKVPGQHVEIQARYIGTIIVVRQVGRYLTFAVRMPEEVVNSVEEGDKQDLYLCLHGCPANQLIDFRNFRNFRTRAAEPQGAGASRSGAAAPGFTYLTAKAKCKERLPVEDLYFQSCVFDLLSSGDTNFTMAAYYAFEDVKMLHSNSNRYHIFEKNAFKSSGVQRGRDELSLVLLICLAVSLWITVYI encoded by the exons ATGCAGTCGCCAAG GGAGAGGAGTGAAGCGCGAGCCCGAGCTGGATGGATGGTTATGGGGAAAAGAGGAAGACCCTCGGCGCTTGAAGTGTGCAGAGTCCTCGCCGTGTTCGTCTCGCTGTTTCCACCCG TGACTCTGCAGTGCAAGATCCTCAAGTGTAACTCTGAATTTTGGGCATCCAATTCAAACTCTGGGCTGGAGGAGGAGTTCTGCACGGCGCTGCGGGCGTACAGCAGCTGTGTACGACGCACTGCGCGTACCTGCAGGGGCGACCTGGCGTACCACTCTGCACAGCATGGCATTGAAGATCTCATGAGTCAGTACAACTGCTCCA AGGGGCCAACATCTCAACCACGTGCTCGCACTCCGCTTCCTCCTCCACCTCCACAGCTCCCGTCTGACAGCCAGGAGCACTCCGACGGCCCTGAAGTTTGCCACTATGAGCGCAGTTTTTCACGCAACACAGCCCCGCCTAACTACACCCACTGCGGCTTCTTTGGAGACCCACACCTCCGCACCTTTGGTGATGACTTCCAGACGTGTAAGGTGGAAGGAGCCTGGCCGCTCATCCACAACAAATTCCTGTCTGTACAGGTGACCAACACTCCCGTAGTGCCAGGCTCTTTGGCGACGGCCACCAGCAAG CTTACAATCATCTTTAAGAACTTCCAGGAATGTGTCGACCAAAAGATGTACCACGCAGAGACAGACGAGCTGCCAGCCGCATTCGCGGATGGATCCAAGAACGGAGGGGATCGGCACAGTGCAAACACACTGCGTGTGGTGGAGAAGGTTCCCGGACAGCACGTGGAGATCCAGGCTCGGTACATCGGAACGATCATAGTTGTTCGCCAGGTGGGCCGCTACTTGACGTTTGCAGTGCGTATGCCGGAGGAAGTTGTGAATTCTGTGGAAGAAGGTGACAAACAGGACTTGTACTTGTGTCTTCACGGCTGTCCTGCCAACCAGCTTATTGACTTTAGGAACTTCAGGAACTTCAGGACTCGGGCAGCAGAGCCTCAAGGTGCAGGCGCGAGCCGGAGTGGCGCGGCGGCACCCGGCTTCACCTACCTGACCGCCAAGGCAAAGTGCAAAGAGCGCCTTCCAGTGGAGGACCTTTATTTTCAGTCCTGCGTGTTTGACCTCCTGTCCTCTGGGGACACAAACTTCACCATGGCAGCCTACTACGCCTTCGaggatgtaaaaatgctccactcaAACAGCAACAGGTACCACATCTTTGAGAAGAATGCATTTAAAAGTAGCGGAGTGCAGCGGGGCAGAGATGAGCTGTCACTCGTCCTCCTCATCTGTCTCGCTGTCTCATTGTGGATTACAGTTTACATATAG